In Desulfatibacillum aliphaticivorans DSM 15576, the genomic stretch GCAAGACAGGGTCCGGGTTTTCCAAATGCCCGAACCATCCCGCAAAAAGGTCGATGTCCTTTTTGATGGAGGCTACTTCATTTTTCTCGGGCTTTTTAGTGACTTGTTCCTCTGTCATGGTTTACCCCATAAACCCGTCCATGCGGGTGGATGCGCGTTTTTTGCCGGTGGAGTTGAAGTCGATTTCCACGCCGTCGATATTCTGGACGGCGTACCAGGCCATGCACCCGGCTATGGCCGAATCCCCGTGGCGCTGCCCTCCGTCCGAGCCTTTCGTCCGGTAATCGTCCGGCACCTTGGCCACGCCTTTTCTCATCTTTACGGACCGATGATCCTCCAGGATGTCCGAGTCCCTGGGGATAAGGATTTCCTTGTCTTCAAAGGCCTTTTTGTATTTGGGCATGGTTTCCTGATACCAGCCCTGGGACGGACTAACCATGTGGATGCGTGCGGAGCCGTAGCGCTGCATGGCCACTTCGGCCAGGTATTGGCCGTTGCCCCGTGAGTCCAGGGCGCCGCCCGTAAAACGCGGCAGCCTGTCCACGATGTAAAAAAGCACATGCCTTTGCTGCTCAAACGGGACGTTTCTCAAGTCCGCAACAAAGGGCGCGTGGTATTTCAGGCCGGGCTGTTCCTGTAATGGGAAGATGTCGGTCAAGTCGCCTGTCCGGCCGAAGTCCTCTCCAAAGTAGGTTTTCAAGTATGGGTCCAGCCGATCCAAATGCGGCTTAAGGTTTTCCTCGCACCATTCCCTTGCCGCCTTTTCCCGGACGAATTCATGCTCGTGGACGAAAGAGTCCTTGCACTTCCAGCGATAAACCGGGATGTCCGGGCTCATGCACGAAAGGACCAAAGTCCGGGCCAGGTAGATATCCGCGCCATGGGCCGGGATCACGAACAATTCCTCGTCTGCGTCGTCGCCGTAATTGTCCACAACGTCCTTGCGCCAGGCGTCCTGGCCTTCCTGGGTCCATTCGATGCCGCGCCGCAGGCAAACGCGGCCGTAAAGTCCGTCCGCCAAGGCGTCGTCAAATGTGGTGGTGTGGAGGGAATAAGGCTTTTTCCCCGCCTTGATAGCCTCGATCAACTCGTTGAATGGGTTGTCCACGCCGTTATGGGTGGAAATGATAACCACGCGGCCGCCCCAAATCAGCATGGCCATGGCGGCCTTGATAAGCCCGGCCAGGTCGTCGTGAAAGGCCGCCTCGTCTATAACGATCTTCCCCTGCTTGCCGCGCAGGTTGGCGGGCCTGGAGGATAAGGCGACAATCTTGTGCCCGGAATGAAACCGGATGCGAAAGGCCAGGATGCTTTTCTTTTCGTCGGCTTCGTCGTCAAACAGGAATTCCTCAATCTCCCCGGCCGCCTCGTTGTAAAACCGCGCCCAATCCGCGCAATCCTCTATGAACTCCTGGGCCATGTCCTTGTTGTAGCCGATGTAAAACACGTCCATGCCATTCTCGGAAGCGGCAAGGAGGGTGTCTTCTCCGGCTTCGCCCCAGGAGGCGCCGATCCGCCTGGATTTCTCCCACAGTTTGACCTGGGCCTGATCCTTGGCCCATTCTTGCTGGTAGCCAAGAAACACAGCCGGAGTGCGGTGGGAGCGGTCTTCTTTTCCAGGGTGGCCTTTCATCAGTTGGCAATCCCCAATATCTTGCGTTTGATTTTGTCGGCAGCGTCATCGGACAGGCCGCTCTTTTTCACGGCGTCCGCCACTTCGCCAGCCACCTTTTTGACCCGGGCGGCCAGGTCGGCTTTCAACTTTTCCCGGGCCACGGAAGAGGCTTGCAGCTTGGCCACGTCCGAAATCAGCCGGGGAATCTCCAAAATGTCCGCCTCCCCGGAAACCAGCCCGGCCATGACCTTTTGCAGCATCATCTTGGAGGTGGCTTCCTCCAAGGTCAGGCCTTCGCCCACCTCGGACTTCAAGGCCTGGGCCTGGTCTTCAAACTGTTTGACGGCCTGATAAGCCTCGAAAAACGTCTTGCCGTACCGGCCCATGGACGAACGGCTGATGTCATGGCCGCGATCCTTGCAATACTGGCAGGCTTCCTCGTAGGTGGCCCCTTCCAGGAGGATGCGGTGCAGTTCTTCCCGGAGATCCCGGGGAAGCTCCGTCTCGATCCGGGAGCGTTTCCTGATTTTGGCGTGGCCCATTTATTCCAACTCACTTTCCAGGGCGGCGATCTTCCCGCAGGTTTCCAGGTATTCGGCTTTCAGGGAGGCGGCTTCCGACAAATGAACGGCCGCGCCTTCAATGTCCAATTGCTCGATGGACGTCACCGTGCTGGCGGCCAGGGTGTTTTTGACGGCCCGCAAATTGGCCGCGATCCGGCCTGCAAGCTCAATCTTTTTGGGTTTCAGGTCGGCGATGTGTCCTTTGATGATGGCCCTTTGCGTATTCATTGACCGGTCTCCTTTCTGACCATGGGGCAGAAGGTGTTGTTTTTGATGGCGTTCACCAGGTTGGTTTGGGCCTGGGTGTTCAGGTGGATGATTTCGGCCAGCTCGTTGGCCAGCTTCTGGTAATTGGTCACAAGCTCCACGTTGTTTTCGTAGAACTTGGCCAGGGTGGCCATGTCGTTTTTGTACTCCGCCAAAATCCGTTCGGTGCGGCGCTGATCCACATACCAGACGATAAAAATCAGGCCTGGCAGACCCAAAACGCTGGCGATCACCCCAATTGTCGAAGCCGGTATGGTTTCAAGGATTCCCATTTATCCTCCCGTGGTTTTATGGAGCCGTTCGTATTCTTCCTGACAGTCAATGCATCTTTCACAGCCGGGTACGGCTTGCCGCCTGGCCAGGGGGATGGGGTCTCCGCAATCCCGGCATGTTTCGTATGTGCGTATGCCCGGCCTTGTCCTTGCCGCCGCTATGGCCTGGCGGGTGAAATCTGCCTCTTTCTCTTGGGCCATGTCCGTGGCGTCTGGCATGCGCTTATCCTTGGCCGCGTATGGCTGACACGACGCTGGACACAATGCCTGGCTTTGCCACTTCGCCAGCCTTGGCGCGTTTCTCCTTGCCGCGATCCCAGGTTGTGACGCCCAGGATCGCCCCGAAGGATAGCCATATCCAGTCCGGAACGTTCGGCACCTCGCAATGCGCCAGGGGTAAAATTACGTAAACAGCCAAGGCTGTGACTGGAAAACAGAAGCCGATAAAGGGCCGCCATGAGTATTGAATCCAATGCTCGGACTTCCCTTCTGTCCGCATAGTCGAGTTGACTTCCTGGATAGTCGTCACACGTTCGGCCGATTCAATGCGGGCGTTTTCCACCACCAGCTTTTGGAGTTCCAGGGTGTTTTGTAGTTCCAGTTCCCGGAGCTTGAGAGCGGCTTCCGGGTCGGCGTTTATGGCGGCTTCCAGGGCCTCGGGATCGTCGGGATCTGTCCCGAACAGGGAGGCAACCAGGGTTCCAAGTGCTGCGCCTCCGGCCGGGCCTGCCACGGCTGTTCCGAGTAAGGGCGCTCCCACCTTGGCGATCGTCTTGCCAACTGATTTCCAATCCATGCGTTTATTCCCCCATGAACAACGCCGGGTCGGCGTGCTCGATCTGCAAATGCACGTGGGGCTGCATGTCCGGGTGGTTGTACCGTTGGGTGATGTCCTGGGCCGTGCCGATGACTTCGCCCTGTTCAACGCGATCGCCAGGGCGTTCGGTGACGTCCACATAAAACATCTTGACCGCGACCTTATCGCCCTGGATAAGTACGCCGCTGTATGGCCCTTGGGCGTATGGCCTGGCCAGCCGGATAACGCGGCCTGTAATGGGGGAGACAACGTCCTGGCCGGGTTCACAAAGGAAGTCCATGCCTTCGTGGATGCGTCCGCCTCGGGAGGCTCCGTAAAAACCGGCGCCGGCCGCATCGCTTCTCATGCACTTTCCGGTGGGGCTGATGATGATTTTTTCCATATCGTTTTCCCTCTCGTTCCCATGCTCCGCGTGGGAATGCATACGATTGTCCGTCATTCCCGAATGTCCCTATCGGGAACCCAGCGTCGTTGTATTTCTCCCTCCCCCTTGACGGGGGAGGGCCGGGGTGGGGGTGATTCCCCGCGCCATTTAGCCGCCGGGCTTCCCGGCCTCCGTCGCTCCCTCCCCCACTGCCACGTTGAAGGGAGGGAGCTTTCGGATGGAGTGATACTGATGGCCTACTGCTATGGCCCGGCAAGTGGGGGCTTGCAGGGCAAATCATGGGGCCTACTTTATGGGAAATATAGAGGGGAAGTCGCGCCGGTTTGTCCGGGTTTGTCCGCTTAATTTGATAAGTTGTGAAAAACTTTTAGATATCGAACAGGGAGAGTTGCTGGGGTTGCTCCGCATTGATGCGGGCGTAGGTTTGGTTGCGGATGAGGTAGGCCACAAGCTCGTCGTGTCTGACGCGCTTATGACCTCCTGTCGAGTAGGTATCGATGCATTCCGGGTCCATGGGGGTGGTTTCGCTGGGTCCGGGTTCGTAGGTGTTTGCGCGGCGGCGGAAAGTCCGGTCGGATATGCCCAGGATGCGGCACACGTCGCCCGGAGTATAGGACGGCTTGGCCGGGATCTTCGCGACATCAAGCATGCCCTTCAACTGCATTTCCGCCGTTTTAACGTCCATTTAAAACCTCTTTAAAACACGTATTCAACCAGCGCCAAGATCCCAAAGATTATTAAGACCGCAATAACCAGAATGCCCGGAACCGCCCACGTGTTGTCCGTAGGGGCAGGGTTTCCCTGCCCGTCTTTTGTAGCGGCGGGCCCCTGTGCCTGCCCCTCGTTCCCATGGTCCCCGTGGGAATGCATACCGGCGTCCATTCCATGGATTTCCCTCCATTTTTTTGACGCTTCCGGGCCGAAGCCTCTTTCCAGGCCGCGCTCCAAAATCTCTTGTTTCATGTAAACTGCCAGGTCCAGTACTTCCTGGTACGCATCCAAAAGGGCGTCCCGCCCGTTATGGGTGGTCAAAGGTTCGCCGTATTTTTTAATGCCAACCTGGATGCGCGCTTCCAGATCTTTAATCACTTCCGGCAATACCTCCACGCCCGGCCTTTCGCGGGTGGGCTTGGGTTGTCTGATTGCTGCTTTGCGTTCGCTCATTAGATGTTCCTCAATGATTTCTTTTCGGTGTAGTCCACGTCCAGCTCCAGGCACAGCATGCCCAGCTCACGGCGGAAATCATGCCAATGGATGCGGCTTTCCCGTTCTTTGTCGTGGTTGATTTTGCCGACTTTGTAGTGATCCACATACTTGTGGGTGGCGCGGATCACGGCCAGAGCCTGGGCGGGGTCTATGACCGGCTCCAAGGATATCCAGGTTTTTATGCCCATGGCCTTGGCGGTTTTTATGGCCGCTATTCTGCTTTTCACCGTGGCTGCAAACGGCTCCCAACGGTTGACCGAGCCTTGCTTGATCCATACAAGGGAGGTTCCGAAAGAGCATTTGTCGTACCCTTTCAACAAATGGAAATCCTTGATCGCTCTTAGCCCGCCCTTGGTCAAAACCGTAAATCTTAATTTATGATGAATTAAGATTTTGATTGCTTCGCGGGTGGCTTCCCCGCCCATCCACGGGTAAGGATCGCCGATGAATGACAAAAGGATTTCTCGGTCGTCGCCTTTGGCTTCCACCCTGGCCGCGTCATGTTCCAGCCTTTCCAGGGCGTTCTTTTTCAGTTGGGCCGGTTGGTTGAATGCTTCGCGCGCCTTCCTGGTGGCGCCGGGGGCGTAGCAGTACAGACACCCGTGCGGGCATGTCGTGTACAGGTTGCAGGCAAGAGGCGCGTATTCCCTGGCCGCCCCTTTTGGTTCGTAAATTATTTTCATTTTTTCAGACCCTTTTTAAAGTCCTCATAGATGCTTTTGCCGATGTCTTTGCTCAGGCTTTCGCCGTATCCTGCGGCGCGTGCTGCCTGGGCTGTGCCGTCGTTTTCGGCCTGGTTGCGTTCTTTTTCGATGATGACGGATTCCTCTTTGGCGATGGAGTAGGCGATGGCCCGCAGGTAGTTGTGTGAGTCGAGAGGAAGATCCGAGGGCGGCCTGGCAATCATGCGTTCGATGGCCCTGGCCCAGATTTCCGGGCGGTTTTGGAGCACCCGGTTGTTTTTCCATCCGATTTCAGCGGCCATGGCCAGGGAGTTTAATTCCTGGATCAGGCGGAGGGCCTTTTTCCATTGGAGTCCCCGGCCTGATGCAGGCCGGAAAAATCCCAGGTACGAAAGCGCCACGGGCGCCACGGCCTTGTTCATTTTGGCGACGATGCCCAGGCATTGCCGGGCGTCGGCGTCATTCTCCCACGCCTCCGCGCTATGGATTGCCCCGCATGACGGACAGACCATTTTCATGCTCACCACCTTATCAACACGCCCTCAAAGGGCAGGCCGTAGTTTTGACGGAAAAAATCGACAAACTTTTCGGTCAAGGGGAATCCATCATCCTGGGCCAGCTTGAAAGCGGCTTCTCCATTCAATTCCTTGCCGTCCAGGACCACGCTTTCATCCGTATTAATTCGGATCGGCTGCACAGACTGGCACACGGCCTCCCGAAGAAAGATGCGTTTGCCAGGCTTATAAGGCCCGGTATACATGCGCAGGATGTCGCCCGGCTTGATGGGCCGTTTCCGTTCCTTGCGGATGGTTTGATTCTTTAGTTCCGCCTTGACCATTGGCGCGAACTGTTTTTTGAACCCGACCACATGCTTGATTTGTTTTTTCTGTCCCGTCATGAATTACCCTCCAATCAGGTCTTGTTCGCCCTTGGAATTGACGCCGTGCCTCACGTACACCTGTGACCCGGCTTCGCTTCCGTCCATCATGGCCTGGACGTCGTGGATGCTGACATTATGCTTTTTGCGCGGCTTGGAATCGACCAGGGCGGGATATTTTTGATCCATATAAGCTGTGATCAGCCTGTCCTCTTCCTCGGTAAGCGGAGGCTTGGGCAGGTTTTTAAAAGCGGCAAGCACCCACATTTCAGACCAAAGATCCGCCCGCTTTGTTTTGGTGGCCCTTTTCAGGCGTTTGGGCAGGCTGGCCATGTAGGCTTTGCGCCCGGCGACCAGGCGGCGGCGGAGCACGTCAAAGGTGTAGGCGGCAATCTCGGGATTGGGCGTGCGGCCTATAAAGTCCACGGCGAATGTGTAGTTTCGCCCGTCCCATCCGGGCAGGGAAACCGTGGAGCAGCGGAACAGCGCCCTCACTTTGTCGATCAAAAAGCCAATGTGCCGTGGGGGATTGTTCGCCCCCTGGGCCTCCTGGGTTTTTTGCCCGCTGATGTCGGACATGGCCACTTCATCCATGGAGATGTTGTACTTTTCCATCATGGCCTGGGCGTGGCGCAATGCGGACGCCGCCTCGTTGACGTTGGAGCTCCGCCCCAAAGCCAGGCACTTTTTGATTTTTTCGATGATTTGAGAATGATCCATTACGCCTCCTTATCCCTTCCATGCCTTTGGGCGTCTTTCCGCAGGGCGGTTATAATCTTGTACAGGTCCTTGGTATCCACCCATGCGATGCGGTCCACCTTGCATATGCGTTTTGCCATGGAGTCCGCATAGGCCCACGGCCTCCCGGCTTCGGCCAGATAGGCCTCGATCTTTTTAAGCTGCGCGGATCTGCTGGACTTCGAGTCCATGTTTTTGGGGCGGCCCGGGTAAGAGTTGCGTTTTTTGCGAGTCGCCTTGAATCCGCAGTTTGCCAGGTGCTCTAAAACGGCGCGAAAGCCGTTAGCGTCCAAGTCCTTGGAGCTTTTGACCTTCGCGACGTTATGCAGCATCTCGCGGTACGTTGTTTCATCCATGCCAAGCTGATCCTTGGCTATATGGATTTTCGCCAGTTGCTTTTTGCGCCATACGGCGTAGTTATTGGGCTGATTGGTCATGCCGCTTTTGCCTCCTTGCGGATATTCCTGATTTTCGTGAGGTGCGGGCATTCCCCCAGGCGGACGCTCATGGGTACGTCCAAGTGGCTTCGCAGGGCTTGCATCATGCGTTTGGCCGATGCTTTGCTTTCGTGGGTGCAATGGGGTTCGGTGCCGAATTGTTTTTTGAGTTCCTGCCTGATTTCGTAGCCGCCTTTTGTTTGCCAGTACCACCAGTCGCACAGCGGCACGGGTTCTTCGTCCATATCCTCGATGATTACGACGTGGCATTTTAAAGCCATGATTTAAACCTCCATCCGATAAAGCCATTTTCCGCCGTCACGACGGCAATGGATAACGCGGCCATTTTCCCGCAGCTCGGCCACAATGGAATTGACCGCGCACACATTGGCCTGGGCTATGATTGCCATGGTGGAGAATTCCAGGCCCGAGGAAAGCAGGGCGTCCACCTTTTGAAGCCGTTCGCTTTTTTGTATGTCTGCCGCGTTCATTGCCGCCTCCGTTGGTTGGTAATGGCGGGCCTGGCAGCCCGCCTTCGGTTTACGCCGCCCTGTCCGTCAATTTGGTTTCGTCTGGCTCTATCCAGAACGTGTCTTTCTCCACGATCCGGGCGTCCACCATGGCCAGGCGTTCCTCGGGCCAATCCCGGAGAACGTCCTTGTTCACGGTTTCCTTGACGCGGATGCCTTCCGAAAAGCCCAGGGATTTCAATTTTTCAAGAATCGACGCCAGGGTCTTTTTGGGCTGGGCCTTGACTTCCTTGGAACGGCGAAACCCGATGCTTCCAAAATCCAGATCCACCGAGCGCTTTTTAGCGAACAGGGAGTCCTTGTTCATTTCAGCATAGGCCAGGAGCCCGTTTTCAATGGCCTCCATTTTTGTTTGCCACGGGGCGGCTGCGACCTCCGCGTCCGCTTTGGCCTGGTCGATGCGATCATTCATGTTCGCGTTGACGGCCTCGATCTCGCGTTTGATGGCGGCGATTTCCCGCAGGGCTTCGTTTGCTTCTTTCAGATCGCGTACAGGGTACAAGCTGTTTTTGTTGGGTTTTTTCCTTGCCATTTAAACCTCCATTTCGTTTGCGCGTAGCGCCATTTTGAAGTTCTTTGCGGAGCTTTCTTTCAAGAAAGCGACTCGCCGAAGGCTCTTTTAAGCCGCCGCATTCCCGCGTTTCAGAGGCACTATCCTGGCGACGTTGGCGAACACATTAATGCCGTCGCCGTTTTTAAGAGCCTCTTCCATGGCCTGGGCTTTGGCGTCGTAAAAGTCAGAGCAGGCCGCATACTGTTCAAATGTGATACCCAGGCGCCTTCCATATTTACGGTCGACAAAGCGGTCCGCCTTTTTATCCAGGCATTCATACAGGCTGATTATCGCCCTGCGTTTGCGTCCGGCTGGCATGGGTTCCGGGAAGGTCCACACGCCCCCGCCTTGACTCGCAGGCCCTGTTATGCGCCATGTCATGGCGTCGGATATAATGCTGTTGTTTTCCTCCTGGGCGCTCATAACCATGGATGCCGCAGCCACGCTCAGCGCCGCTACGATCCCGACCGCCGCTAATGTCAAAACTATTTCAATCATCGTTTATCTCCCCATTTAAAAAGTTTTTTGGAAAGGGGGTCCGGGGGAAAATCCTTTTGTTCACAAAAGGTTGTCCCCCGGCGCTTTTTATGCTTGCCCGCATTCCCGGCAGGCGCGCCAAAGACGCGCCCTGACAGGGCTTGACGGGGCGAATGGTTTTTTCCGTTCGGCAGCGCACCGGGACAAAGGGATTTCTCCCAGGACCGGGCAGTCAACCGTTCCCGTGCCGTAAACCTCCGCCACCCGCTGCATGATTCCGTCCGCGTTTCCCCGGTATTTGCCTTTAAGCACCTGGTTGACTGCGGAGGGCGAGTATCCGATTTGACGGGCTACGGCGCTTTGTCCGTGGGCTTCCACGGCCTCGTTGAGCAATGCCATGTGATCAGTCATTATCCGCCTCCTTGGGCCTGCATTCCTTGGCCGTCAAGGGCTGGTCGCATTTGTCGCAATAGACCGGATGATTCGGGCCGTTATCCCTGACCAGGCGGTAATTCCTGGCGCTGCCCGGGCGGCCGCCCTTGTACTCCCCGACCTCCGCAACAAAGCCATGGATCAGCAATTGCCGCAGGTAGCGCTGGAGGTTGTTCAGCCCGGCTCCGGATGTGCGGCACAGATCCGGGATGGTAAAGCGGCGCAGGATGCGCATGCTTTGCCACGCCTTGGACCTGGCGTTTCCCTTGGTGCTTTTTCTACGCTGCATCCCTTTGACTCCCGGCATTATTTCCCCCTCTTGGTAAAGTCGGGTTGATCGTAGAACAAAGGCCTGTCCCCCCAATGATCCATGGTCACAAGGCCCATGCCGTTGGTCTTGCCGAAGGTTTCCACCTTGCTTAGGGCCGTGGACATGCGGCCTATGTTGGCGCAGGCCTCCTTGTGGATGTAAGCCAGCAGGACGTCATCGATGCCCACCTCGCACATGGTGTCCGCCAAAACGCGGGCGTCCGCCAGGTCGATGCCTTTAAACTCGATCCATTGGGTGATGCGCCTTGCAAACCGGCCGTTTGTGCGGATTTTACGGGCCATAAGCTCCATGCCGATCAGGATCACCGGAGAGCCGGTCACGTCGTAAATGTCCCGCAAGGTGTCCACCATTTGAGGCTGGCGAAACAGGTAATCCGCCTCATCCACGAATATGGGCCGGGGTTCCTCCATCAGGGCCTGGGTGACGGTGTTGGCCATGGGGGCGATGCGGTAGAGCGGCTCGTATCCAAGCTCCACCATCAAGGCGCCCATCATGGTTGTGACTGTCCAGGAACTCATGGCCCGGACGAAAATCCCGTTCATGGCGTTGGTGGCGTAGGCCACGGTGGTGGACTTGCCCTCCCCGGGAATGCCGAAAAGCAGCCCCATGCCCTCAACGCCGAAAGGGCGGTCCCGCAGCTCGTGAACCGCCGCCAAAAACCGCCGCACATTCTTGGTCATTGCCATTTTGTGTTGCATCTGATACCTCCTGTTTAGTGTTTAGTTTTTCCGGGGGAGCGCGTCCGCATAACGCCTTCCCCGGACCCTCTTTAGCCTCATGCCCCCTATTTAAAGTTTTTTGGAAAGGGGGTTTGGGGGAAAATCCTTTTGTTCACAAAAGGTTTGCCCCCAAGGTCTTTACATGGCCGCCCGTTTGTTCCGTTCGGCGAACGGCGCCCAGCCCGCCTTATGCAGGCCGCGCTTTTTGCCGGTTTCCATGCAGTGTTCAAAATCATCCACCCATTGCTGCTCCTGGGCCGTGAGTTCGGCGCCGGCCCGGATTTCGTCCGTAAGCCACTCGTAAGCCTCGAAATCATCAGAAGGATAGCGGCGCTGGGCCTGCTTGCGTTCGGCCAGTTCGATCACCTTGGCGGCGGCTTGATCCTGGGCGGGCGTCAATTCCGGGACTATCGGCGCCACGTCGATCACGCCCCGGCGTTCGGCTTCGATTTCCGCAAGCTGGTTTTCCTTGAGCTTGGCGCGGCGGGCGGCGCGCTGATCAATGCATTGTTCCTCAACGGATTTCGGGAACCACCGCTTTTCATTGGCCCTAAACCGGGCGATGCAGATCAGGCTTTCGTCCTGATCGCGCACCCACACGCGGTCGGGATCGTGCCAGTCGTAATGCACAAACACCTTTTGGCCGTGGAAGTGCTCCAACTCCGGGTCGTAGTATGGGTTGCCGAAAACCGTCACCTGGGCGCGCCTGGTCGTAACCATGATGCAGGGCCGGAAAAGGTCGGTCAGTTCGTGTTCTTCCAGAATTACGGGCCGCCATCCTTCGGCAAGATAAGAGCCCCACATTTCCATGGGCGTCATGTGGCGGCGGCGGCCTGTTTTCGGGTCCGTAACCTTGGGAAGGTGGGTGTGGGGCCGATTGTTGTATCTGTCCACGGTGTCCCGGCACAGGTCCAAAAACTGCTTCCAGGTGGGCAGCAAATCGCTCCGTCCCATGGTGCGGACGTCCTTTTCCACCTGCAAATACACCTTGCGGGCCACGGTTTTATCCATGTCCTTGTGGGTGCATGTGGGCAGCTTTTTGGCGGCCCGTATCCACAAGGGCTTGTTCAATTGCTCCACGATTCCACGGGCCTGGGCGTTGCCAGGGATGCCCACCTTTTGGGTGGTCCCGATGCGGGCCAGGAGTCCGGTCACATCATCCGAAATCACCTTGGCCATGTTGCCCGCGCCGCGATCGCTGTAAAATATGGCCGGGACGCCGCCAATCAGCTTTTTCTCATTTACTGTCACGCCGTGACGCAGGGCGTCCGCCACTGTTTTGGCGGATTCGGCCAGGCCAACGCTCCACCCCACGCACACCCGCGTTGCAACATCAATGACGGCGCAGCACTCGGGATGGAAGGCCCCGCCATGTGCGGGATGGGCCACCCTGGCCTTGAAGGAATGGCCGTCGCACACGTAAATGGATGTCGGCATAAGATCGGAATCGTCGCGGATGATGTGGCCGCGAATGGACCGAAGCTGCTGGGGGCTCATGCGGCCCTTGTTCCGGTCCTTGACCGAAATCTTTTTCAAAAAGCGGTAGGCTTGATCCCGGGTGGGAATAGGAAAACCCGGGGGCGCTTCGTCCTGCATTTCCTCCAAAGCGGCCGGAACGGAGGGCTTTGCAGCTTTGCGGTAGCACTCCATGAACAACCCCGCCCAGGCTGGCAGATCCTTTGGGTCCGCCTTCTTGGGGGCCAGAGCCGTAAGCCCGGACTTGACGTCCTTTTTCCAACGGAAAAGGGTTGTCCGGGAGAGGGTCCGCTTGCCGTCCTTGCCTTTACGGGCGTTGGCAACGGAAATGAGCCCTTGAAGATGTTCCGGCAAAACGCCGCACTCCGCTTCTTCTATGAGGGATTGGGCCGCCTGATTGGCGCCCATGGTTTCCGCCCGATTGTTCCACTCCTGGATGATTGCCAGCCGGGCTTCCATGGTTTTCCGTTGCCAGCCCTTCAAATCCTCCGGCTTTTGCTTTACCTGCTTGGCCGGAGCCTGGGCCTTGGGCCTGGGCGCAAGGGCGTGCATCCAATCCTGTTCCGGCAAGCCTGTCACCTTGTTAAGCCACCGGTAAATATTGGATTCGCTGTGTCCGGCCTGTTTGCCGACCACCTCAATGGCGCTGGCCTGGGTAGCCCCAAGATTCATGTGGCCGTAAACCGCCTGGACGGCAAGCAGGCGTCTGGCCGCCGTCGCCTGGATTTCCAGAGCTTCCGGCGACGTCCCGGAGCAAACCGGCGCGGGCAGGTTTTCATCAGCCTTTACTTGGCCTTCAAAAAGCTGGATTTGGGCCTGGATGGGCTTGGGAAGCAGGGAATACAAATAACATTTTTTCCTTGTGCCGTTATCCACCCGGACAACATAACTCCAGCTTTCATTTGTCGCCCGCTTGCGGATCGCCCTGTCTCCAACTCCAGTGATTTTTGATAATTCCAGGGCGGTATAATATGGTTGAACCTGGATCATGGTTACCCCCTAATTCGCTGCTACAACCGTTTTCAGGGCGTCCAGGTGGCGTGTGATGGCTTCCTTGGACGTTTCCTTAAAGCCGCCCTCCTTGGCCTTCTCGATCTCGATTAGAAAAGCGTCAAAGGCCCCTTTAAACTCGGGCGAATACAATTCATCCTTGTTTAGCCCTTCCCTGATTTTTTTCACGGTCTGCTGGACCGTTTCACCCTTGATTTTCTTGACCGTGTCCGACACA encodes the following:
- a CDS encoding helix-turn-helix domain-containing protein, whose amino-acid sequence is MTDHMALLNEAVEAHGQSAVARQIGYSPSAVNQVLKGKYRGNADGIMQRVAEVYGTGTVDCPVLGEIPLSRCAAERKKPFAPSSPVRARLWRACRECGQA
- a CDS encoding AAA family ATPase, with translation MQHKMAMTKNVRRFLAAVHELRDRPFGVEGMGLLFGIPGEGKSTTVAYATNAMNGIFVRAMSSWTVTTMMGALMVELGYEPLYRIAPMANTVTQALMEEPRPIFVDEADYLFRQPQMVDTLRDIYDVTGSPVILIGMELMARKIRTNGRFARRITQWIEFKGIDLADARVLADTMCEVGIDDVLLAYIHKEACANIGRMSTALSKVETFGKTNGMGLVTMDHWGDRPLFYDQPDFTKRGK
- a CDS encoding radical SAM protein, which codes for MKIIYEPKGAAREYAPLACNLYTTCPHGCLYCYAPGATRKAREAFNQPAQLKKNALERLEHDAARVEAKGDDREILLSFIGDPYPWMGGEATREAIKILIHHKLRFTVLTKGGLRAIKDFHLLKGYDKCSFGTSLVWIKQGSVNRWEPFAATVKSRIAAIKTAKAMGIKTWISLEPVIDPAQALAVIRATHKYVDHYKVGKINHDKERESRIHWHDFRRELGMLCLELDVDYTEKKSLRNI
- a CDS encoding M23 family metallopeptidase, which translates into the protein MTDNRMHSHAEHGNERENDMEKIIISPTGKCMRSDAAGAGFYGASRGGRIHEGMDFLCEPGQDVVSPITGRVIRLARPYAQGPYSGVLIQGDKVAVKMFYVDVTERPGDRVEQGEVIGTAQDITQRYNHPDMQPHVHLQIEHADPALFMGE
- a CDS encoding gp16 family protein — protein: MTNQPNNYAVWRKKQLAKIHIAKDQLGMDETTYREMLHNVAKVKSSKDLDANGFRAVLEHLANCGFKATRKKRNSYPGRPKNMDSKSSRSAQLKKIEAYLAEAGRPWAYADSMAKRICKVDRIAWVDTKDLYKIITALRKDAQRHGRDKEA
- a CDS encoding DUF2786 domain-containing protein, producing the protein MDHSQIIEKIKKCLALGRSSNVNEAASALRHAQAMMEKYNISMDEVAMSDISGQKTQEAQGANNPPRHIGFLIDKVRALFRCSTVSLPGWDGRNYTFAVDFIGRTPNPEIAAYTFDVLRRRLVAGRKAYMASLPKRLKRATKTKRADLWSEMWVLAAFKNLPKPPLTEEEDRLITAYMDQKYPALVDSKPRKKHNVSIHDVQAMMDGSEAGSQVYVRHGVNSKGEQDLIGG
- a CDS encoding 3TM-type holin, whose product is MDWKSVGKTIAKVGAPLLGTAVAGPAGGAALGTLVASLFGTDPDDPEALEAAINADPEAALKLRELELQNTLELQKLVVENARIESAERVTTIQEVNSTMRTEGKSEHWIQYSWRPFIGFCFPVTALAVYVILPLAHCEVPNVPDWIWLSFGAILGVTTWDRGKEKRAKAGEVAKPGIVSSVVSAIRGQG
- a CDS encoding helix-turn-helix domain-containing protein, which produces MDVKTAEMQLKGMLDVAKIPAKPSYTPGDVCRILGISDRTFRRRANTYEPGPSETTPMDPECIDTYSTGGHKRVRHDELVAYLIRNQTYARINAEQPQQLSLFDI
- a CDS encoding host-nuclease inhibitor Gam family protein — encoded protein: MARKKPNKNSLYPVRDLKEANEALREIAAIKREIEAVNANMNDRIDQAKADAEVAAAPWQTKMEAIENGLLAYAEMNKDSLFAKKRSVDLDFGSIGFRRSKEVKAQPKKTLASILEKLKSLGFSEGIRVKETVNKDVLRDWPEERLAMVDARIVEKDTFWIEPDETKLTDRAA
- a CDS encoding DUF3486 family protein, whose product is MGHAKIRKRSRIETELPRDLREELHRILLEGATYEEACQYCKDRGHDISRSSMGRYGKTFFEAYQAVKQFEDQAQALKSEVGEGLTLEEATSKMMLQKVMAGLVSGEADILEIPRLISDVAKLQASSVAREKLKADLAARVKKVAGEVADAVKKSGLSDDAADKIKRKILGIAN
- a CDS encoding TraR/DksA family transcriptional regulator, which encodes MPDATDMAQEKEADFTRQAIAAARTRPGIRTYETCRDCGDPIPLARRQAVPGCERCIDCQEEYERLHKTTGG